The DNA window ATCCGCAACCTCGGTTATCTCCTGCGGGCAGCCTCGTGAAAAAGCCGCGCGCACGCTCGCTGCAATGGGTGCTGGTGCGGCGGCTGATCCTGCTGCAGGCGGCGACGCTCCTCATCTTCATCGTGCTGTGCGCGGCCGTGCTATGGATCGCCAATCCACGGCTTCTTGTCGACAACGAGGCTGCCGTCGCCGCCCTCAAGGATGCGGTCGATCGTGACGGCAACGGCAGGCTGATCGTCCATGAGACCGACGAGTTGCGTTCGTTTCGTGAGGGCTTCCCGAGTGTCTGGTACATCGTCCGCGACGCCGACGGCCAGAGCGTCCGCTTCGGCACCATACCCGACGTCTACGCCAGGAATTTTGGCGATCTGCTGGGCGCGGCCGATCACGCGACCATCGGGTTTTCCGAAGATGACCCGCGGCCGGAGGCCTATCTCGAAAGGGTTTCGACCAAGGCGGGCACGGTTCAGATCATCGCCGCGACACGATCCTTGCGCGACAAAACAGAAGGCCTCGAAGTCACCATTTCGGCAACCGTCGATGTCGCCAAGAACCCGGACGGCAGCAGGAACTGGGAGAAGGCGCTTCCCGCTCTCACGGCCATCATCATCATCCTTTTGTTGCCGATTGTCCTCGTCATGGGAGCCACGACCCTGGTGACGACGCCCGCCGTCGTGCGCCGTTCCTTTGCCGGCCTCGTCGACACCGTCCAGCAGGCCGCGCGCATCGACATCGGCACCCGCGCGATGCAACTCCCGGTCAAGAATGTGCCGCAGGAGATCGAGCCGCTGGTGCATGCCTTCAACCAGACGCTGGCGCGGCTCGCCCAAGGCTATGACCGGCACAATCGCTTCCTCACCGACGCGGCCCATGAACTGCGCACGCCGATCGCCATCTTGCGCACACGCGCCGAACTGCTGAAGCAGGAGCCGCAAAGTGCACGCCTGCTGCATGACATCGAGCGCCTGTCGCATCTTGCGCAACAGTTGCTCGACCACCAGTTGCTTGACCGCCCGGCGGACCAGCGCCGGATCATCGATCTCTGCGACCTTGTCAGCCGGGTCGCCGCCGACTTCGCCCCGCTCGCCATCGAGGCAGGCTACGATCTTGCCTTCGAGCCGCCCGCCGGCAAGGTCCATGTCGAGGTCAATGTCCTGCAGATCGAGCGGGCGCTGGCAAATCTCGTGCGCAATGCCATCGACCATGGCGGCGGCTCCGGCACGATCACCATAGCCGTTGACGAGACCGGCGGCGTCGAAGTCCGCGATGAAGGCCCGGGCATTCCGGCGGACGAGCACGAGAATGTCTTCGAACCCTTCTACCGCTTGCAGCCGCAATCGCGCGGGGCAGGTCTGGGATTGAACCTTGCCCGGCAGATCGCGCTGCTGCATGACGGCACCATCCGGATCGCGGCGGGGTCCTGGCAAGGCGCCCGCATCCGCATGGCCCTGCCGGTTCGTTCCGTGGCCACTGGCGGCGGAAAAGACGGCCGGCCGATGGCTATGGCCGATCCCGCTGGCTTATCTGTTTTCTAACCAATTGCCGCTATTCCCAATCGAATAGCGGGAGCAAGGCTTTTGGTGGAGACGGAGAAAAACACCGCGCGACGCGCCGTCATGCTGTCGGTGGTCGTCCCATGCTACAATGAGCTGGACGGCGTGGCCGAACTGCATCGGCGAGTGACGGCCGCATGCCTCGAACAAGGCCCTTCCTACGAAATCGTCCTTGTCATCGATGGCGCGACCGACGGCACGCGCGAGGCCATTTTCCAGCTGGCCGAAAAGGACAACCATGTCGTTGCCATCGATCTTGCCCGCAACTATGGCCACCAGATCGCGTTGAGCGCGGGACTCGAATTCTGTCGCGGCCAGCGCATTCTCATTCTCGATGCCGACCTGCAGGATCCGCCTGAGCTGCTCGGTGCGATGATGACGAAGATGAACGAAGGCTTCGATGTCGTTTACGGCCAGCGGCTGACGCGCGATGGCGAAAGCTGGTTCAAGCTAGCTTCCGCCTCGATGTTCTACCGCTTGCTGCGCCGCTTGGTCGATGTCGATATAGCCCCGAATACCGGTGATTTCCGGCTGATGAGCCGCCGCGCGCTCGACCATCTGAACGCGATGCCCGAACGCTACAGGTTCATTCGCGGCATGGTGAGCTGGATCGGGTTGAAACAGGTGGCTTTCCCCTATGAACGGCACCGGCGCTTTGCCGGCACCACCCACTATCCGCTGAAGAAAATGGTTCTTCTGGCGGTCGACGCGATGACCAGCTTCTCGATCGTCCCCTTGCGGTTCGCCTCGCTGCTCGGAATGATGTTCGGACTTCTGGGGCTGGTCGTGCTCGGCTACACCCTGTTTGAATGGTCTGTCGGAAACGTGTTGCCCGGCTGGACCAGCCTTGCCGCGATCGTGCTGATCCTCGGCAGCGTCCAGCTTATGGTGCTTGGCATCTTCGGCGAATATCTCGGGCGCATGTACATGGAGACGAAGCGGCGGCCGCTCTACTTCGTCAACGAGGTCGTTTCGCGCAGCCAGGCAGCCGGGGACGGCGAACTGCCCGTCCATCGCCTGCAGGAAATGGCAAAGAGGGCAGCACGTGCTTGAGGCGGAGTTCGACCAGTTTGCGCGGGAATACCAGGAGCAGCATGCCGCGAGCATAAGGCTGAGCGGCGAAACGCCGGATTTCTTCGCCCGATACAAGATCGACGACGTCGCCGCGACGCTGCGGCGGGCCGGTGTGAAACCACGGCGGATACTCGATTTTGGCGCCGGCGTCGGCAATTCGCTCGGCCATATGCGCAACGCGTTTCCCGACGCAGAGATCACCTTGCTCGATCCGTCACGGGAATCGCTCGACATCGCCAGCCAGCGCTTTCCCGGCCAGGCCGCCTTCACGCATTTCGACGGCAAGACAATTCCTTTTGCCGACGGCAGCTTCGACCTGGCCTTCGCGGCTTGCGTCTTCCACCACATTCCCGAGGACCTGCAGATCGGGCTGCTGGCGGAGATCGGCCGGGTGCTGGCGAACCGCGGCAGTTTCTTTCTTTTCGAGCACAATCCGTGGAACCCGCTGACCACGCACGCTGTGAGAAACTGCGCCTTCGACGAAAACGCGGTTTTGATAAATTCCCGGGAGATGCGCAGGCGCATGGCCGAGGCGGGCCTTGCCAACACAAGGATCATCTACCGGATTTTCTTTCCTCGGCTGCTTGCAAGACTGAGGCCGCTTGAGCGCTTCCTCACCAAGATCCCTGTCGGAGCCCAATATTTTGCGCAAGCGGTCAAGCCTGCCGTTTGACGTTCCGAGGATGCCACGATCCGGCGCACCCGGTTTGTCGAACACGGCGCTCGGTCGCGGCGACGACAGAGCCGACCGGACCACGCGATGAACCCCGGCGGCCGGCCAATCGAACACCTTGAACCAAACTGTCATCGGAAACGATTAGAGGCGGCGAACCATGAACAACGCCCAGGCCAGCGTGGAGGCCGCGACATACGGTGAGCGGAACAGGCTGATCTTCTGCCTGCTCGCGGCCTTGGCGATGGCGGCGGCGCTGGCTACCCAAGCCGGTTCCACCCTGCAGGATCCCGACAACTGGTGGCAAGTGAAGGTCGGGCTGGATTTTCTGGCAAACCGGACATTCCCGACAGTCGACCCTTATTCCTACACGTTTGCCGGCCAGCCATGGATTGCCAAGGAATGGCTGGGGCAGGTCCTGCTGGCCCTTGCCTACCGGTCAGGAGGCTGGAACGGGGTGGTCACGCTGATCATCGCCTCGATCTCCCTGACGGTTTTCCTGATGGGGTGGTTTCTCAGCGCCTGGCTGAAGCCGATCCTGGCCATTACGCTGGCCTTCGCCGCGGTGTACCTGACCAGCCCGATCTTCACGGCGCGTCCGCATGTCTTGACCTTCCCGATCATCGTCATCTGGACGGAGATGCTCTTTCGTGCGGCAAGGGAAGAACGGGCGCCGCCCTGGTGGCTGCTTGTGCTGGTCGTTTTGTGGGCGAACCTGCACGCCACCTTCACGCTGAGCTTCATCATCGCGGCTTTCGCCGGTCTCGATCTGCTGGCGCGCACAGGCCTGTCGAAACCAGGCCTCCTAGCGAAATGGATCGCATTCGGGCTGCTTTGCCCGCTGGTCAGCCTGATCCACCCCTATGGCGTCCAGGCCATCCTGGCGACCTTCGCCGTGGCCTATGGCAATGAGGCGGTGTCGTTGATCATGGAATGGAAAGCGTTCAGTCAGCAGGATTACCCCGTCCAGGAAGTTGCGATGCTGCTGGCGCTTTTCGGGCTTCTGGTGTCACGGTTGCGAATTGGCTGGGCCAAGGCGTTGTTCGTCATCTTCACCTTGCATGTCTATCTCGCCCATGTGCGTTTCATGTATCTGTTCTTCCTGCTGATCCCCTTGGTGATCGCGGTCGAGGTTGCGCAGCAATACCCCTCGCTTTCAGCCACCGCATGGCTGGCTGCAAAGCGCGACGGCCTGGAAAAATTCTTCGCCAGGCACTTCTACGCGATCTGCTGCGCGGCGGTCGTTTTGCCGATCGGCGCGGTCGCCGTGCTCTTCAGTGCTTATCAGGTCACGCCGAGTCCCAAGACGTCGGCCAGCGGGGCGCTGGCATTCGCCGAAAGCCATCATCTTTCCGGCAATGTGCTGAATTCATACAATTTCGGCGGCACGCTGATCTTCCACGGGATCAAGACCTATATCGACGGACGGACGGACCAGCTGTTCCTGGGCGGTTTCACAAAAGCCGATGACGAGACGGGCCACAGCGGCGGCAAGCCGCTCCTCGACGCCCGGCTGAAGAAATACGCCATCGGCTGGGCGCTGCTGTCGGCCGACGACAGCCGCATCCCCTTCTTCGACCAGCTGGGCTGGAAGCGGGCCTATGCCGACGAGTACGCGGTGATCTACCTGCCCGGCGCCTGATCTTGTTTGGCGCCGGCGCGAGCGCCGCTTTGGCGATTGCCCGAAGCCGGGCCGTCATGGTAACGAGGGCACACGCGGGTATGATGTAATGGTAGCTTGTCAGCTTCCCAAGCTGAACGCGAGGGTTCGATTCCCTCTACCCGCTCCAGCTTAGGGCGCCAGAAACAGTTCAGCGCCTGCCTGTTCGTCGAACAAAACCGAGCAGCCTCGCGCAAGCGCCACCGTTGCGAGGGCGTTTGCCACCGCGTCATCCGATGAAACGAAATCGCCGGTCAGTACCCGCAATTCTTCCACGCTTTCAGCCATGGACACGAAATTCCCGACCGATCGATCGTGCTTGCAGGCTTCGACCACGTAAAGCAGATCGATGATTTCGAAGCTGCACATGTTCAGTCTCCAGAAGAAATCGTCCCTTGCAAGATCATGAACGCATCGGCGGGAAATAATGTTCCCGGCTCGCTTTCGCTAGCCTCGGCCTGGCGGCTCTTTCATGTGCTTTTGCGCGCCCCGATCGAACTCGACGCCGGACAGCCCTACCCAACCAGCCATCATCCCACCTCCCGCAGAATGAAATCGTGCAGCATCTTGGCGGCCGGCGACAGCACGCGATTCCTGACCGTGATCAGGCTGTAGGGCCTGACCTCGATGTCGAATTCGGTCTGGACAACATCGATGGCGCCGGCCAGCCCGTCGGGGTTCTGGATGAATTTCGCCACCTGGACCGAGACCGGCGCAATGGCATCGGACTGCGCAACCATGACCAGGGTCAGCAGCAGTGAGCTGGTGTTGAGGATGCGGTCCGGCAGAGCGATGTTGCGGTTGAGGAAATTGCTCTCCATCGCCTGGCGCAAGGGCGAGCCGCCCGACTGGAAGACCCAGTCATAGGCGGCGGTCTCTTCCAGCCGCACCGCTTTGCCCTTGGTCAGCGGATGGCCCCGGCGCACGATCAGGCACGCCTTCTCGACGCCGATGACGCGCGACTCGAACAGGCGCGGATTGAGGTCGTCGGGGATGCGCGCGATGATGAAATCATGGCGCGTGGCGATCAGCTCGCGAGCCAGCACGTTGGAGGTCTCGACCTGCATGGTGATCTCGATGCGCGGATAGATGCGGCGGATTTCGCGAATTGCCGGCACCGCCAGCTCGATTGCAGGCGCCGTCACGGCGCCCAGGAACACCGAACCACCCTTGCCGGCCTTGAGCTCGGAGATCTCGCGGTCGACCTCGCGCATTTCCAAGAGGATCGAACGCGCGCGCCTGGCCAAAGCCTTGCCGTAGGGCGTCAAGGTGATGCCGCGCGGCAGTCTCTCGCACAGCTTGACCTCCAGCACCGCCTCCATCTCGCTGATCATGCGCGAGGCCGCCGGCTGCGAAATGTTCATGACCTGGGCCGCCGCGCTGACCCGGCCATGATCGTCGAGCGCGACGATCATGCGCATGTGACGTAGGCTGAGACCGCTGCGCAGCAGGGTTTCGCCATCGCCCGGCGTCTCTCTGTAACTGTCTGAAACTGCAGTCGGATTCCCTGGCGCAGCCATCGCTTTCCCTCTTTTCTGCTCGCGGACGGCCGGTATTGGGATCAACCCGTCACGCCGCAATACATATACCAGCCATGATATAGCAACCATCAAAGATCGCATTTGACAGTTATGGCAAAGAGCCACACCCTTCGCGCGTTCCGAGACGTGACGGTCGCTGACGAGAAAAATCGTATCGATTGAAATCAGCGCCTCGGGGCCATGGGAGGATACCGGAGATCGATATGACGGCAGCAGTGCCTTGGCGCTTCTGCACGATTGCGCGGCCCGCGACCCCCGGGGTGCCGCGTCCATCAACCAGGGAGAGTTAAAGTGAAAATCATCAAGACACTGGCCGCCGTCGCGGCCCTTGGCATCGCTGCCATGACCTACTCGGCGCACGCAGCAGACAAAGGCCTGATCGGCGTGCTGATGCCCACCAAGGAATCGCAGCGCTGGATCAATGACGGCGACGCCGTCAAGTCCCAGCTCGAGGCACTCGGCTACACCGTCGACCTGCAGTATGCGCAGAACGACATCCCCAACCAGCTCAGCCAGCTGGAAAACGAAATCACCAAGGGCCCGAAGGCGCTGATCATCGCCTCGATCGACGGCACCACCCTGTCGGATGCGCTGCAGAAGGCCGCTGACGCTGGTGTCGTCGTCGTCGCCTATGACCGCCTGATCAAGAAGACCGCCAATGTCGACTACTACACCACCTTCGACAATTTCGGCGTCGGCGTCATCCAGGCGAATTCGCTGGTCAAGGGCCTCAAGGAGCGTTTCCCGAACACCAAGCCGTGGAACGTCGAACTGTTCGGCGGTTCGCCCGACGACAACAACGCCTTCTTCTTCTACAACGGCGCGATCTCCGTGCTGCAGCCGCTGATCGATGACGGCTCGATCAAGATCAAGTCCGGCCAGACCGGCATGGACAAGGTCGGCACGCTGCGTTGGCTCGCTGCCACCGCCCAGGCGCGTATGGACAACCTGCTCTCCGCCAACTACTCGGACGGCAGCCGCGTCGACGGCGTTCTGTCGCCCTATGACGGCCTGTCGCGCGGCATCACCGCTTCGCTGCGCGCTGTCGGCTACGGCACGGACGCTCAGCCATGGCCGATCGTGACCGGCCAGGATGCCGAGACCGCTTCGGTCAAGCTGATCATCTCGGGCGAGCAGTACTCGACCGTGTTCAAGGACACCCGCGAACTGGCCAAGGCGACTGTCGGCCTGATCGACAAGGTGCTCTCGGGCGGCAAGCCGGAAGGCCTCGATGAAAAGACCTACAACAACGACGTCAAGGTCGTTCCTTCGATCCTTCTGACGCCGCATGATGTCGACAAGTCGAACTACCAGGCGCTGGTGGTCGACTCCGGCTACATCAAGGCCGAAGATCTGAAGTAATCCCGGTTACAAAGCCTGGGGTCCCGCGCACAGCGGGGCCCCTTTTTGCTAGCGCGGCGAATCCAAAATTCGCATATTAATGCATGTCGCCCAAAAGTGGTCCCGTTTTGGGACAACGACATGCATAAAAACAAAGACTTAAAGCGCGTTGCCTGAATCCGCCTCAACGCGACGCGCTTTAGTCCCGGCATTGTTCCGGACCTCGGAGGAGCGGTATTCCTGATGGCCTCGACGATTTTGGAGATGCGCGACATCACCAAGACGTTCCCCGGCGTAAAGGCGCTGTCGAACGTCAACCTCAGCGTCGAGGAAGGCGAGATCCATGCCGTGGTCGGCGAGAACGGCGCCGGCAAATCGACGCTGATGAAGGTGTTATCAGGCGTCTATGCGTCCGGCACCTATGACGGCGCGATCGTCTACCGTGGTGAGGAGTGCCATTTCAAAGGCATTCACGACAGCGAACACAAGGGCATCGTCATCATTCACCAGGAACTTGCGCTGGTGCCGATGCTGTCGATTGCCGAGAACATTTTCCTTGGCAACGAACACGCCAAATTCGGCGTCATCGACTGGAATGCCAACGAGACGCGCACCAGCGCCTTGCTCAAGAAGGTGGGCCTCAAGGAGGACCCCAAGACGCTGATCACCAACATCGGCGTCGGCAAGCAGCAGCTGGTCGAGATCGCCAAGGCGCTCAGCAAGGAAGTCAAGCTGCTGATTCTCGACGAGCCGACGGCGAGCCTGTCCGAAAAAGACAGCCAGACGCTGCTCGACCTGCTGCTCGAATTCAAGCGCCAAGGCATCACCTCGATCCTGATCTCGCACAAGCTCAACGAGATAAACCGGGTCGCCGACAAGGTCACCATCATCCGCGACGGGCGGACCATCGAGACACTGGCCAAGAAAGACATCTCGGAAGACCGCATCATCACCTCGATGGTCGGGCGCTCGCTCGACGACCGCTATCCGCCGCGCGAGCCTGACATCGGCGAGGTCGTGTTCGAAGTGAAGAACTGGTCGGTCTATCATCCGCTCCATGCCGACCGGCAAGTGATCAAGGGCATCGATGTCAACGTGCGCAAGGGCGAGGTGGTGGGTATCGCCGGGCTTATGGGCGCCGGACGCACCGAATTCGCCATGAGCCTGTTCGGCCGCTCCTATGGCCGCCGCATCACCGGCGAGGTGCTGCTCAACGGCAAGCCGATCGATGTCTCCTCGGTCAGCAAGGCGGTGGCCCATGGCGTTGCCTACGTCACCGAGGACCGCAAGACCTACGGTCTCAACCTGATCGACCATATCAAGCACAACATCACGCTGGCCAACCTTGGCGGCGTGTCGCGCCACGCCGTGATCGACGATTTGCGCGAACTCGCCGTCGCCAACGACTACAAGGCCAAGACCAACATCCGCTCGTCCAGCGTCTATCAGATGACCGGCAATCTATCGGGCGGCAATCAACAGAAGGTGGTGCTGTCGAAGTGGCTGTTCGCCAATCCGGAAGTGCTGATCCTCGACGAGCCGACGCGCGGCATCGACGTCGGCGCCAAGTACGAAATCTACACCATCATCGCCCGCCTCGCCTCCGAGGGTAAGGCGATCATCGTCATCTCGTCGGAGATGCCTGAACTCCTCGGCATCACCGACCGCATCTACGTCATGAATGAAGGGCGCATGGTTGGAGAAATGGCGGCGAGTGACGCCAGTCAGGAAAAGATCATGCGCGCCATCGTTCGAGGAGAAGGAAAAACATCATGACAACCGAAAGCGCTCCCGCGCCGAAAAGCGGCGTCGCCGAAGATGTGCAGCAGGGGCCGCGCGTTGCCGTCTCGGCGCTGATCACCAATTTGCGCGACTACGGCCTGATCCTGGCGTTGATCGCCATCATGGTGTTCTTCCAGTTCACCACCTCCGGCACGCTGTTCAAGCCGGTCAACCTGAGCAATCTGGTGCAGCAGAACAGCTTCATCATCGTGATGGCGCTGGGCATGCTCTTGGTCATCGTCTCCGGCCATATTGACCTCAGTGTCGGCTCCGTCGCCGGTTTCATCGGCGCGCTGGCGGCGATGATGATGGTCATCTGGCCGCTCGGACCATTCAGCAATCCGCTGGTGGTGTCGATCATCTGCCTCATCATCGGCGGCGGCATCGGCGCTGCCCAAGGCTACTGGATTGCCTATCACCGAATACCGAGCTTCATCGTGACGCTGGCGGGAATGCTGATCTTTCGCGGCATCTGCCAGGCGCTGCTGGGTGGCGGGTCTTCGGTGGGGCCGCTTCCAGACGGCTTCAAGGCGCTCAGTTCCGGCTTCATTCCCGACTTGATCGGCCCCTTGACGCTGATCCCACCGACGGTGAACGCCGCTGGCAAGACCATCATGGGCAGCGGCATGACCCTGCACA is part of the Mesorhizobium loti genome and encodes:
- a CDS encoding HAMP domain-containing histidine kinase, which translates into the protein MKKPRARSLQWVLVRRLILLQAATLLIFIVLCAAVLWIANPRLLVDNEAAVAALKDAVDRDGNGRLIVHETDELRSFREGFPSVWYIVRDADGQSVRFGTIPDVYARNFGDLLGAADHATIGFSEDDPRPEAYLERVSTKAGTVQIIAATRSLRDKTEGLEVTISATVDVAKNPDGSRNWEKALPALTAIIIILLLPIVLVMGATTLVTTPAVVRRSFAGLVDTVQQAARIDIGTRAMQLPVKNVPQEIEPLVHAFNQTLARLAQGYDRHNRFLTDAAHELRTPIAILRTRAELLKQEPQSARLLHDIERLSHLAQQLLDHQLLDRPADQRRIIDLCDLVSRVAADFAPLAIEAGYDLAFEPPAGKVHVEVNVLQIERALANLVRNAIDHGGGSGTITIAVDETGGVEVRDEGPGIPADEHENVFEPFYRLQPQSRGAGLGLNLARQIALLHDGTIRIAAGSWQGARIRMALPVRSVATGGGKDGRPMAMADPAGLSVF
- a CDS encoding glycosyltransferase family 2 protein, which translates into the protein MVETEKNTARRAVMLSVVVPCYNELDGVAELHRRVTAACLEQGPSYEIVLVIDGATDGTREAIFQLAEKDNHVVAIDLARNYGHQIALSAGLEFCRGQRILILDADLQDPPELLGAMMTKMNEGFDVVYGQRLTRDGESWFKLASASMFYRLLRRLVDVDIAPNTGDFRLMSRRALDHLNAMPERYRFIRGMVSWIGLKQVAFPYERHRRFAGTTHYPLKKMVLLAVDAMTSFSIVPLRFASLLGMMFGLLGLVVLGYTLFEWSVGNVLPGWTSLAAIVLILGSVQLMVLGIFGEYLGRMYMETKRRPLYFVNEVVSRSQAAGDGELPVHRLQEMAKRAARA
- a CDS encoding class I SAM-dependent methyltransferase, coding for MLEAEFDQFAREYQEQHAASIRLSGETPDFFARYKIDDVAATLRRAGVKPRRILDFGAGVGNSLGHMRNAFPDAEITLLDPSRESLDIASQRFPGQAAFTHFDGKTIPFADGSFDLAFAACVFHHIPEDLQIGLLAEIGRVLANRGSFFLFEHNPWNPLTTHAVRNCAFDENAVLINSREMRRRMAEAGLANTRIIYRIFFPRLLARLRPLERFLTKIPVGAQYFAQAVKPAV
- a CDS encoding LysR family transcriptional regulator translates to MAAPGNPTAVSDSYRETPGDGETLLRSGLSLRHMRMIVALDDHGRVSAAAQVMNISQPAASRMISEMEAVLEVKLCERLPRGITLTPYGKALARRARSILLEMREVDREISELKAGKGGSVFLGAVTAPAIELAVPAIREIRRIYPRIEITMQVETSNVLARELIATRHDFIIARIPDDLNPRLFESRVIGVEKACLIVRRGHPLTKGKAVRLEETAAYDWVFQSGGSPLRQAMESNFLNRNIALPDRILNTSSLLLTLVMVAQSDAIAPVSVQVAKFIQNPDGLAGAIDVVQTEFDIEVRPYSLITVRNRVLSPAAKMLHDFILREVG
- a CDS encoding sugar ABC transporter substrate-binding protein, translated to MKIIKTLAAVAALGIAAMTYSAHAADKGLIGVLMPTKESQRWINDGDAVKSQLEALGYTVDLQYAQNDIPNQLSQLENEITKGPKALIIASIDGTTLSDALQKAADAGVVVVAYDRLIKKTANVDYYTTFDNFGVGVIQANSLVKGLKERFPNTKPWNVELFGGSPDDNNAFFFYNGAISVLQPLIDDGSIKIKSGQTGMDKVGTLRWLAATAQARMDNLLSANYSDGSRVDGVLSPYDGLSRGITASLRAVGYGTDAQPWPIVTGQDAETASVKLIISGEQYSTVFKDTRELAKATVGLIDKVLSGGKPEGLDEKTYNNDVKVVPSILLTPHDVDKSNYQALVVDSGYIKAEDLK
- a CDS encoding ATP-binding cassette domain-containing protein yields the protein MASTILEMRDITKTFPGVKALSNVNLSVEEGEIHAVVGENGAGKSTLMKVLSGVYASGTYDGAIVYRGEECHFKGIHDSEHKGIVIIHQELALVPMLSIAENIFLGNEHAKFGVIDWNANETRTSALLKKVGLKEDPKTLITNIGVGKQQLVEIAKALSKEVKLLILDEPTASLSEKDSQTLLDLLLEFKRQGITSILISHKLNEINRVADKVTIIRDGRTIETLAKKDISEDRIITSMVGRSLDDRYPPREPDIGEVVFEVKNWSVYHPLHADRQVIKGIDVNVRKGEVVGIAGLMGAGRTEFAMSLFGRSYGRRITGEVLLNGKPIDVSSVSKAVAHGVAYVTEDRKTYGLNLIDHIKHNITLANLGGVSRHAVIDDLRELAVANDYKAKTNIRSSSVYQMTGNLSGGNQQKVVLSKWLFANPEVLILDEPTRGIDVGAKYEIYTIIARLASEGKAIIVISSEMPELLGITDRIYVMNEGRMVGEMAASDASQEKIMRAIVRGEGKTS
- a CDS encoding sugar ABC transporter permease, which produces MTTESAPAPKSGVAEDVQQGPRVAVSALITNLRDYGLILALIAIMVFFQFTTSGTLFKPVNLSNLVQQNSFIIVMALGMLLVIVSGHIDLSVGSVAGFIGALAAMMMVIWPLGPFSNPLVVSIICLIIGGGIGAAQGYWIAYHRIPSFIVTLAGMLIFRGICQALLGGGSSVGPLPDGFKALSSGFIPDLIGPLTLIPPTVNAAGKTIMGSGMTLHMTTIVLGLIAVLAYAYFGLKARRTREAHGYQAEPFTLFVIKTLVTSALALFLVYQFASYRGLPIVLMVMGALIALFVFVTKRMTIGRRIYAMGGNAKAAQLSGIKTERLTLMVFVNMGVLSALGGLIIAARLGQAVPAAGLGSELDVIAAVFIGGASAMGGVGQVIGAVVGGFIMGVMNNGMSIMGVNVDWQQVVKGLVLLGAVVFDVYNKNKG